The Bubalus bubalis isolate 160015118507 breed Murrah chromosome 18, NDDB_SH_1, whole genome shotgun sequence genome contains a region encoding:
- the C18H16orf78 gene encoding uncharacterized protein C16orf78 homolog, which produces MTEQSEDLKNSLPTERKLVWRTAEERRMSDLTRVLEWLERRQGKKKQALQKSKPKVVIASAEPAKEEKKTKTALKHQGARRRSQGNQQASGQNSKEDETSALYRRLYRVEAKGKRLSSLTLSTNPKDTPRRSDLDIKDAVAQESTQRPMQYRRQSVVEPVLQDPAFAQRKSTVLREWGSKMPDASYERKLKSLMEKGTEPKMEMMKMLKPEEVLSCRYLRLSKNNIRTLLKLCKDAGMNVDIHPHMIEGEIDAKKVFNQNISVAL; this is translated from the exons ATGACAGAGCAGTCAGAGGACCTGAAGAACTCCCTGCCCACAGAGAGGAAGCTCGTGTGGAGGACGGCCGAGGAGAGGCGCATGTCAGACCTGACTCGAGTGTTGGAGTGGCTGGAACGGAGGCAGGGGAAGAAGAAGCAAGCTCTCCAG AAGAGCAAACCCAAGGTGGTGATAGCCTCGGCAGAACCTgcgaaggaagaaaagaaaaccaaaactgcCCTGAAACATCAGGGAGCCCGCCGCAGGAGCCAAGGGAATCAACAG GCCTCAGGGCAAAACTCCAAGGAGGACGAAACCTCTGCCCTTTACCGAAGGCTCTACAGAGTGGAAGCAAAGGGAAAACGCCTCAGCAGCCTGACCCTGAGCACCAATCCCAAGGACACACCCAGGAGATCCG ACTTAGACATCAAGGATGCAGTCGCTCAAGAATCCACTCAGCGCCCGATGCAATACCGTCGACAAAGCGTCGTAGAACCCGTATTACAGGACCCTGCCTTTGCCCAGCGGAAGTCAACTGTCTTGAGAGAGTGGGGGAGCAAGATGCCTGATGCCTCTTATGAGCGTAAGCTGAAAAGCCTCATGGAGAAGGGCACGGAGCCCAAGATGGAGATGATGAAGATGCTGAAGCCGGAAGAGGTACTGAGCTGCCG ATACCTGAGGTTATCCAAGAACAACATTCGAACCTTGCTCAAGCTGTGCAAGGATGCGGGAATGAACGTGGACATCCACCCCCACATGATCGAAGGAGAGATAGATGCTAAAAAGGTGTTCAACCAAAACATCAGTGTAGCCCTCTAA